A region of Mesorhizobium sp. M3A.F.Ca.ET.080.04.2.1 DNA encodes the following proteins:
- a CDS encoding cupin domain-containing protein, producing MADKEKVFVYPKDVSAFGFDWGKLALTVAPEVNGAERFSGGVVDLPPGKGHTRHNHPGAEEIIFVISGNGEQMVEDEKGNPVVAKVGPGCTIYVPESRFHSTLNTGDQPMQLFVVYSPAGPELALRDLPDFRLLPPG from the coding sequence ATGGCCGACAAGGAAAAAGTGTTCGTCTATCCGAAGGACGTCAGCGCCTTCGGCTTCGACTGGGGCAAGCTCGCCCTCACCGTGGCGCCGGAAGTAAATGGCGCGGAGCGCTTTTCCGGCGGTGTCGTCGACCTCCCGCCCGGCAAGGGGCACACCCGTCACAACCATCCGGGCGCCGAAGAGATCATCTTCGTCATCTCCGGCAATGGCGAGCAGATGGTCGAGGACGAGAAGGGCAATCCGGTGGTTGCCAAGGTCGGCCCCGGCTGCACCATCTACGTGCCCGAAAGCCGGTTCCATTCCACGCTCAACACCGGCGATCAGCCGATGCAGCTTTTCGTCGTCTACTCGCCGGCCGGACCTGAACTCGCGTTGCGCGATCTGCCGGATTTCAGGCTGCTGCCGCCGGGTTAG
- a CDS encoding phosphoenolpyruvate hydrolase family protein, translated as MAAIPRRMILDKFRKMIAEGVPIVGGGAGTGLSAKAEEAGGIDLIIIYNSGRYRMAGRGSAAGLLAYGNANEIVKEMACEVLPVVKNTPVLAGVNGTDPFVIMPLFLAELKTMGFSGVQNFPTIGLFDGTMRKSFEETGMGFGLEVDMIAEAHKLDLLTTPYVFNPDEARAMSRAGADIIVAHMGVTTGGSIGATSAKSLDDCVKQIDAIAEAARSVRQDVILLCHGGPISMPDDARYILERCERLHGFYGASSMERLPAEAAIARQTADFKAVKIGKG; from the coding sequence ATGGCCGCCATTCCGCGCAGAATGATTCTGGATAAGTTCCGCAAGATGATCGCCGAAGGCGTGCCGATTGTCGGCGGCGGCGCCGGCACCGGCCTGTCGGCCAAGGCCGAGGAAGCAGGCGGCATCGACCTCATCATCATCTACAATTCCGGCCGCTACCGGATGGCCGGACGCGGCTCAGCCGCCGGTCTGCTCGCCTATGGCAACGCCAACGAGATCGTCAAGGAAATGGCCTGTGAGGTGCTGCCGGTGGTCAAGAACACGCCGGTGCTGGCCGGCGTCAACGGCACCGATCCCTTCGTCATCATGCCGCTGTTTCTCGCCGAGCTGAAGACGATGGGCTTTTCCGGCGTGCAGAATTTTCCGACCATCGGCCTTTTCGACGGCACCATGCGGAAGAGCTTCGAGGAAACCGGCATGGGCTTCGGCCTCGAGGTCGACATGATCGCCGAGGCGCACAAGCTCGACCTGCTGACCACGCCTTACGTCTTCAATCCGGACGAGGCGCGCGCCATGAGCAGGGCCGGCGCCGACATCATCGTCGCCCACATGGGCGTGACGACGGGCGGATCGATCGGCGCCACGTCGGCCAAATCGCTCGATGACTGCGTCAAGCAGATCGACGCCATCGCCGAGGCCGCGCGCTCGGTGCGCCAGGATGTCATCCTGCTTTGCCACGGCGGGCCGATCTCGATGCCCGACGACGCGCGCTACATATTGGAGCGCTGCGAAAGGCTGCACGGCTTCTATGGCGCAAGCTCGATGGAACGGCTGCCGGCCGAGGCGGCGATCGCCAGGCAAACGGCGGATTTCAAGGCGGTCAAGATCGGGAAAGGATGA